Proteins from one Aspergillus nidulans FGSC A4 chromosome VIII genomic window:
- a CDS encoding transcription factor uaY (transcript_id=CADANIAT00001766) has protein sequence MLNPSTSDIHTSPTAVGNGRKRPHPIADSGSAMPSDPSAQQLPHPANESAAIPSIASSSSFRNVSACNRCRQRKNRCDQRLPRCQACEKAGVRCVGYDPITKREIPRSYVYFLESRVAYLEKVLMDNGIEYNEAVAFDEEEAVKIEAGYEAYAGSANGPAAGEIAAQDGSNDKSVRIKKEKNGPLGLEKASRYDHDPEVKQDSDAEDGWRIQNLVSNIGMVSVQGTSDPRYLGSTSGISFARVVFAAVKSSVPGNSSERGPSRPKERLPHSATGTEGSTTRDSFFGLQTRPMMKCAAFPDRELAERLADLYFEHANPQIPIVHRVDFMELLDRTYSVDEKSRSPRSLYFLNIVFAIGSGIIFEDKPAEDQKEGRDHSPSATKRQRLSSRQYQPEEYHASAIVHLESFLSTSPTTDGFGALEELQAVLLLASFALLRPVAPGLWYIVGVAMRLAVDLGLHYEDGAGIDGPENDNMNRTNNKDGEKAKLRIDDHERGRREWVRDFRRRLWWCCYSFDRLVSCCVGRPFGISDQAISTEFPSILEDKYITKSGIIKAPEGAPSYKHSAFHYFKLRVLQSEIQDVLQHQQARFARQRGPPGARSFMRLDVVSPFLQGFDSFRSWRRDVDRRLLEWKNSAPMPSENGVRFPLEFLELNYWQAVIMLYQQSLTVPAELADELSPAEDVSSPSFSQVEEDEHDIYYKVAEAGQKVIRIYRQMHRVRLVNYTYLATHHIFMAGISFLYAIWHSPYVRSRLTLDEVDFTVLAATSVLRDLMHKCPPAEACRDAFERMSKATVEMSLSTTGFGPQVELNRVQTSTSGSRQFNATQSRSRPYSRQQAEQRQRQSASRRQLQMRQSRPLPRFDMNLEDLFGDNRAVAERQGSGGMGKLAQPYPVSETSDPNFARPQSHRNPSMEYYGPFENPVSPQQPQPQPRYYYNNSPQQSGSPGSVVAASGIPPYQVTPTEQENPSGMGLDYLDYDPTGIERQLSLGSEENSDFKFQGGAQSLGHGAGHNFGIDLGFGMAVDFQHDWSENANYDLLEGYFFGGAGATGPGHGHGHGSGI, from the exons ATGCTGAATCCCAGTACCTCAGATATCCACACCTCGCCCACGGCCGttggaaatggaagaaaacGACCACACCCTATAGCCGATTCGGGTTCTGCTATGCCTTCAGATCCATCGGCGCAACAACTACCGCATCCAGCCAATGAAAGTGCCGCTATCCCGTCGATAGCGAGTTCGTCCTCTTTCCGAAACGTCTCCGCTTGCAATCGATGTAGGCAGAGGAAAAACAGATGTGACCAACGACTGCCACGATGCCAAGCCTGCGAGAAGGCAGGGGTCCGTTGCGTCGGTTACGATCCGATAACAAAACGTGAAATTCCCCGCAGCTATGTCTACTTCCTTGAGTCGAGGGTCGCGTACCTCGAGAAGGTACTGATGGATAACGGGATTGAGTATAATGAAGCTGTGGCAttcgatgaggaggaagctgtcAAAATCGAAGCGGGGTATGAAGCATATGCGGGCTCAGCAAACGGACCAGCTGCCGGCGAAATAGCCGCGCAGGATGGGAGTAATGACAAGTCCGTGCGGAtcaagaaggaaaagaatgggCCTCTTGGGCTGGAAAAGGCTTCGCGATATGACCATGACCCGGAGGTGAAGCAAGACTCCGAcgcagaagatggctggCGGATACAGAACCTCGTTTCGAATATTGGGATGGTTTCGGTCCAAGGAACCTCGGATCCGCGGTATCTGGGTTCAACGTCTGGAATTTCTTTCGCCCGGGTTGTATTTGCTGCGGTAAAGAGTTCAGTGCCTGGAAACTCATCGGAACGTGGTCCATCGCGCCCGAAGGAACGTCTACCGCATAGCGCCACGGGAACGGAAGGGAGCACCACGCGGGACTCGTTTTTCGGGCTGCAGACACGGCCGATGATGAAGTGTGCAGCATTCCCGGACAGGGAACTGGCCGAGCGGCTGGCCGATCTCTATTTCGAACATGCGAATCCGCAGATACCCATTGTACATCGTGTTGACTTTATGGAATTGCTCGACCGTACGTATTCCGTTGACGAGAAAAGCCGCTCCCCTCGCAGTCTGTATTTTCTCAATATCGTATTTGCCATTGGATCTGGAATCATATTTGAAGACAAACCAGCAGAAGATCAGAAAGAAGGTCGTGATCATTCCCCCTCTGCAACCAAGAGACAGCGCCTGTCAAGTCGTCAGTATCAGCCAGAAGAATATCATGCCTCTGCCATTGTCCACTTAGAGTCTTTCTTGTCGACTTCTCCAACCACTGATGGTTTTGGTGCTTTGGAGGAGCTTCAGgcagtcctcctccttgcaAGTTTTGCTCTGCTCCGTCCCGTGGCGCCTGGCCTCTGGTACATTGTCGGGGTTGCAATGCGTCTTGCAgttgaccttggccttcaTTATGAAGATGGAGCAGGCATTGATGGACCTGAAAATGACAATATGAATCGTACGAATAACAAGGACGGCGAAAAGGCGAAGCTACGCATCGACGACCACGAGCGAGGTCGCCGAGAATGGGTGCGTGACTTTCGTCGGCGATTGTGGTGGTGCTGCTACAGTTTTGATCGTCTGGTCAGCTGCTGTGTCGGTCGTCCGTTCGGCATCAGTGATCAGGCCATAAGTACAGAATTCCCATCCATCCTGGAAGACAAATATATCACTAAATCTGGGATAATCAAAGCCCCGGAAGGCGCTCCCAGTTATAAACATTCTGCCTTTCATTATTTTAAGCTGCGCGTGCTGCAGTCGGAGATTCAGGACGTTctgcagcaccagcaggCCCGATTCGCCCGACAACGAGGCCCACCCGGCGCCAGGAGCTTTATGCGCCTTGATGTCGTGTCACCCTTCCTTCAAGGTTTTGACTCTTTCCGATCGTGGCGGAGGGACGTTGATCGGCGGTTGTTGGAATGGAAGAATAGTGCGCCGATGCCTTCGGAAAATGGTGTGAGGTTTCCACTTGAGTTCCTGGAGTTGAACTACTGGCAAGCAGTCATCATGCTCTATCAGCAAAGCCTCACCGTTCCCGCTGAGTTGGCTGATGAGCTTTCCCCTGCTGAGGATGTTTCCAGTCCGTCCTTTTCTCAGGTAGAAGAGGACGAACATGATATCTATTACAAGGTTGCTGAAGCTGGGCAAAAAGTCATACGGATATACCGTCAGATGCATCGTGTGCGATTGGTTAATTATACCTATCTAGCTACTCATCATATTTTCATGGCTG GAATTTCATTCCTGTATGCTATCTGGCACTCGCCATATGTGCGGAGTCGTCTG ACACTTGATGAAGTGGACTTCACGGTCCTAGCAGCGACGTCAGTGCTTAGGGACCTCATGCACAAGTGCCCACCCGCAGAAGCTTGTCGTGACGCATTCGAACGGATGAGCAAGGCCACCGTCGAAATGAGTCTTTCTACAACTGGCTTTGGGCCACAGGTTGAACTGAACCGGGTGCAGACCAGCACTAGCGGGTCAAGACAGTTTAATGCAACGCAATCCAGATCAAGGCCATATTCGCGACAGCAAGCAGAGCAACGGCAGCGACAGAGCGCATCTCGGCGACAATTACAAATGAGACAGTCTCGGCCTCTACCAAGATTCGATATGAACCTCGAAGATCTCTTTGGCGACAACCGCGCAGTCGCTGAGAGGCAAGGTAGTGGTGGCATGGGAAAGCTAGCCCAACCCTACCCTGTCTCTGAGACTTCGGATCCTAATTTTGCGCGGCCACAATCCCATCGCAATCCGTCTATGGAATATTACGGCCCTTTCGAGAACCCCGTCTCGCCACAGCAGCCCCAACCACAACCGCGATACTACTACAACAATTCCCCCCAGCAGAGCGGATCACCCGGCAGCGTCGTTGCGGCCAGCGGTATCCCACCATACCAAGTAACACCTACAGAGCAGGAAAACCCCTCGGGCATGGGTCTCGATTATCTGGATTACGATCCAACAGGTATCGAGCGCCAGCTGTCCCTGGGATCTGAAGAGAACTCGGACTTTAAATTTCAAGGCGGCGCACAGTCACTGGGCCATGGTGCTGGCCATAATTTCGGGATCGATCTAGGTTTCGGCATGGCCGTTGATTTTCAACATGATTGGAGTGAAAATGCCAATTATGATCTACTTGAGGGGTATTTCTTCGGTGGAGCAGGCGCAACTGGACCGGGACATGGGCATGGGCATGGCTCGGGTATATag
- the adB gene encoding adenylosuccinate synthase (transcript_id=CADANIAT00001764) encodes MAVTIVLGSQWGDEGKGKITDMLSQEATLCCRAAGGHNAGHTIVHGNVTYDFHILPSGLVSDKCINLIGAGTVVHVPSFFKELAALEAKGLKGAAARAFISDRAHVCFDLHSVVDGLEEKGLGGRKVGTTGKGIGPCYSDKASRRGVRVGEILDEEVFERKLRTLHAGYTARFGQLDYDVEEEIARFKEYRKLLVPHIVDQLAFFNKHKDSSNTLVEGANALLLDLDHGTYPFVTSSSTGLGGAVQALHLNPTSIKSIIGVVKAYTTRVGSGPFPSEQLNEAGEKLQKVGREFGVTTGRKRRCGWFDLVLLRYSQSINHYTALNLTKLDILDDFDEIKVAVAYTLPDGTRLENTIPADAEVLNKVDVEYVTLPGWKSNTMGVKKYEDLPENARKYIEYIERELGGVPVKWIGTGPARDDMICRE; translated from the exons ATGGCTGTTACAATTGTTCTCGGTAGCCAGTGGGGTGATGAAG gaaagggaaaaatCACGGACATGCTGTCGCAGGAGGCGACGCTCTGCTGCCGTGCTGCTGGCGGTCACA ACGCCGGCCACACCATCGTCCACGGCAACGTAACTTACGACTTCCACATTCTGCCCTCCGGTCTTGTTTCAGATAAGTGCATAAACCTCATCGGTGCCGGAACCGTCGTGCACGTCCCTAGTTTCTTCAAGGAATTGGCGGCGTTGGAGGCAAAGGGTTTGAAAGGCGCCGCGGCCCGCGCTTTTATCTCGGATCGCGCTCACGTCTGCTTCGACCTGCACTCTGTTGTCGATGGTCTTGAGGAGAAGGGACTTGGTGGCAGGAAGGTTGGTACGACTGGTAAGGGCATTGGGCCTTGCTACAGTGACAAGGCTTCAAGAAGGGGTGTGCGTGTGGgggagattctggacgaggaagTCTTTGAGCGGAAACTAAGGACTTTGCACGCCGGATACACAGCTCGATTCGGCCAGTTGGACTAcgacgttgaagaggagattgcgcGGTTCAAGGAGTATCGAAAGCTGCTCGTCCCGCACATCGTCGACCAattggccttcttcaacaagcACAAGGACTCCTCCAATACCCTGGTCGAAGGCGCAAACGCCCTCCTGCTTGACCTGGACCACGGCACCTACCCCTTCGtgacctcctcctccaccggcCTCGGTGGCGCTGTGCAGGCCCTTCATCTCAACCCCACTAGCATCAAGTCTATCATTGGCGTCGTGAAAGCTTACACCACTCGCGTCGGTTCTGGCCCCTTCCCCAGCGAACAACTCAACGAAGCCGGCGAGAAGCTCCAGAAGGTCGGTCGCGAGTTCGGCGTCACCACCGGCCGCAAACGCCGCTGCGGCTGGTTCGATCTCGTCCTCCTTCGGTACTCTCAGTCAATCAACCACTACACGGCGCTCAACCTCACcaagctcgacatcctcgACGACTTTGACGAGATCAAGGTTGCTGTTGCCTATACCTTGCCGGACGGCACTCGTCTGGAGAACACTATTCCAGCGGACGCGGAGGTTCTTAACAAGGTCGATGTCGAGTATGTTACATTGCCTGGTTGGAAGAGCAACACCATGGGTGTGAAGAAATATGAGGACCTTCCGGAGAACGCGCGCAAATACATTGAGTACATTGAGCGCGAGCTAGGCGGCGTTCCTGTGAAATGGATTGGTACTGGCCCTGCTCGTGACGACATGATTTGCCGTGAGTAG
- a CDS encoding DnaJ domain protein (transcript_id=CADANIAT00001765), producing the protein MVKLDVRRDYYADLGLTPSADAEDIKKQFRKLALKYHPDRNPGREVEANAKFQAIQAAHEILIDPHQRLKYDTDRLRNGYYGPTKPSPRKEPTTSYSAARPNTKASFTERPKSFHHGPSTGAQRYASYARAAPKQPWEKAPDQTQTRADAYRGFQEMKGNAMPGWSSFDPRGRAGQSGAGTRPTATTNGSSARPKSAYEHVYTNTKPSAADFTSHAQSAKKKQGFAPRAAGGDEPMAANTASYRNGTRADRFSFAATPTAKKPTAGFASGAENVATPEFERTRSTYATTGGEKTFFSSSMLGRSGSARTSPKNTNSRSHTNPPSPDPQQGGRHRSASPSLRADGAPSYDSTSSSGLSDDEDTFKPKAMPKSRLRQQQRFSNFRSTNGLFSGAAHDSDSASSARNNSDSPIFSKKADFSFAKDFPQNGTFKSSSHDDLKKSSRRTPFGNSPSANNRGRTSTRDGSHSTADNTPKRETSTSEPEAQQQQPFSEKNFLANDWVAAFQFKNMSDALPTSDTSQRQPNSQRTRSPRKQTRPGVRTWTAPQQASVATEAEEAKSTVGGTGPAPSIDGEAMDLDDESPVKPTSATAAPQKPNSGKEKVHPPSSKSRPISKSGDKDIAGGSSNPLNLKNLGGVFPFTATNSGGLDDLKDISSTLPFESRPKAPKTSKSDTHPRELVCPNPPKRPEPPQPVPLSAGSKEMAIPRAALDRYIAEMNLYIREWGAFDGRMVGHFLSRHKSNQTEMAPNWLGGIGDSVRLGLGDETGGKISGDESDDTTVGAGIGTRSTARRGFTSYKNALIQDEKVMKHWEVAREMHLECVLKFGQMREWVRNGGKII; encoded by the exons ATGGTCAAGCTAGATGTGCGGAGAGACTACTACGCAGACTTGGGTCTCACGCCTAGTGCAGATGCCGAGGATATCAAGAAGCAGTTTAGGAAGCTAG CTCTGAAATATCATCCCGATCGGAACCCTGGCAGAGAAGTGGAAGCGAATGCGAAATTCCAGGCAATCCAGGCAGCTCACGAAATATTGATCGATCCTCACCAGCGGTTGAAGTATGATACGGATAGATTGCGAAATGGCTACTACGGGCCTACCAAACCTAGTCCTCGAAAGGAACCCACAACAAGTTATTCAGCCGCGAGGCCGAATACGAAGGCGAGCTTTACGGAACGTCCCAAGTCGTTTCATCATGGTCCTTCTACGGGTGCTCAGAGGTACGCCAGCTATGCAAGGGCTGCACCAAAGCAGCCGTGGGAGAAGGCCCCCGATCAAACGCAGACTCGTGCGGATGCGTATCGGGGGTTCCAGGAGATGAAGGGGAACGCTATGCCTGGATGGTCATCTTTTGATCCTCGCGGACGCGCAGGCCAATCTGGTGCTGGCACAAGACCGACTGCTACAACGAACGGCTCGTCTGCGAGACCGAAATCTGCCTATGAGCATGTGTACACTAACACCAAGCCTTCGGCTGCCGATTTCACATCTCATGCTCAAtctgcgaagaagaagcaaggGTTCGCTCCACGGGCAGCAGGTGGTGACGAACCGATGGCAGCAAACACAGCGTCGTATAGAAATGGCACACGGGCTGATCGTTTCAGCTTCGCGGCAACCCCGACTGCAAAGAAACCGACTGCTGGATTTGCCAGCGGCGCAGAGAATGTGGCCACTCCCGAGTTTGAGAGAACGAGAAGTACGTATGCCACCACGGGAGGCGAGAAGacgttcttctccagctctaTGCTTGGACGCTCAGGCAGCGCGCGGACCTCGCCGAAGAATACGAATTCGCGTTCTCATACGAACCCGCCGAGCCCGGATCCTCAACAGGGTGGGCGACATCGTAGCGCTAGTCCGAGCCTGAGGGCTGATGGGGCCCCGAGCTATGATTCTACAAGCTCAAGTGGtctcagcgatgatgaggatacgTTCAAGCCCAAGGCGATGCCAAAAAGTCggcttcggcagcagcagaggtTTTCTAATTTTCGTAGCACTAATGGACTATTTTCTGGCGCTG CGCACGATTCTGACTCGGCCAGCTCCGCGAGGAACAATTCCGACTCACCGATATTCTCTAAAAAGGCTGACTTCTCGTTTGCGAAGGACTTTCCTCAGAATGGGACTTtcaagagcagcagccacGATGACTTAAAAAAGTCTAGTCGTAGAACGCCATTCGGCAACTCCCCAAGTGCGAATAATCGTGGCCGAACATCAACAAGAGATGGCTCGCACAGTACCGCTGATAACACCCCAAAACGCGAAACATCGACCTCGGAGCCGGAagctcaacagcaacaacccTTCTCGGAGAAGAACTTCTTGGCCAATGATTGGGTGGCGGCGTTCCAATTCAAGAACATGTCGGATGCCCTACCGACTAGCGATACCTCTCAAAGACAGCCAAATTCTCAGCGCACTCGGAGTCCGCGAAAGCAAACTAGACCGGGGGTCAGAACATGGACTGCTCCACAGCAAGCCAGCGTCGCAacagaggctgaggaggctAAATCAACAGTCGGAGGCACCGGCCCGGCGCCTAGTATTGACGGAGAGGCAATGGATCTTGACGACGAGTCTCCGGTCAAACCCACCAGTGCAACAGCGGCGCCTCAGAAGCCAAACAGtggaaaagaaaaggtacACCCACCATCTTCAAAATCACGGCCGATTTCAAAATCCGGAGACAAGGACATCGCTGGCGGAAGTTCGAATCCCCTCAACTTGAAGAACCTTGGCGGTGTGTTCCCCTTCACCGCTACAAATAGCGGTGGCCTTGATGATCTCAAGGACATCTCGTCTACACTCCCATTTGAGTCTCGGCCCAAAGCACCAAAGACATCAAAGAGCGACACACATCCTCGAGAATTGGTTTGCCCTAACCCACCCAAGCGCCCGGAACCCCCGCAGCCTGTCCCATTAAGTGCTGGGTCGAAGGAAATGGCGATACCACGCGCGGCACTGGATCGGTACATCGCCGAAATGAACCTTTATATTCGCGAATGGGGCGCTTTCGACGGCCGCATGGTTGGGCACTTTCTCTCCCGCCACAAGAGCAACCAAACCGAGATGGCACCCAACTGGCTTGGCGGAATCGGAGACTCAGTTCGTTTAGGCCTCGGTGATGAAACAGGAGGGAAAATCTCGGGCGATGAGAGCGACGATACTACAGTGGGTGCAGGCATTGGTACCCGTTCCACGGCTCGACGGGGCTTCACCTCGTATAAGAACGCGCTCATACAGGATGAGAAGGTGATGAAGCATTGGGAGGTTGCGAGGGAGATGCACCTGGAGTGTGTGCTGAAGTTTGGGCAGATGAGGGAGTGGGTGAGAAACGGGGGAAAGATCATTTAG
- a CDS encoding MFS transporter (transcript_id=CADANIAT00001767) produces the protein MFKRPAFLQSRRHEERSGDWSAFPIRQLFVLALCRICEPIAFMSIFPYVYHMVESFHVTSNDRKIALYAGLITSSFTFAEFSAGMFWGRMSDKIGRKPVLIMGLVGTAISMVVFGFAPNLATAMIARALGGLLNGNIGVLQTTVAEIVTVKEHQPRAYSIMPFVWCLGSIIGPAMGGALSQPCDNYPWLFSGESIFKKFPFLLPNLVCVVVLMTGIVVGLLFLEETHPEKKYRRDRGLELGNWLIGRCWGSRVQAVEEQDVKADSADAGYFDDYDEVPPPAYRSTETSPRLGPVREVDDLAVDDDIEKQMSGGKPKAFTKQVIFNIVGYGILAYHSVSFDQLMPVFLSTPKSKEDAVLPFKFTGGLGLSTKTIGLMLAVQGVYSMIAQLWLFPFVVRHFGTLRTFRFVLLVWPPLYLLVPYLILLPEKLQMTAAYVALICKITFHVIAFPSTAILLANAAPSSKVLGSINGAAASTASLSRAFGPSVTGFLHSKGLDSGYSVISWWACGIVCLIGAIQSFWMEESEPQRFMDEKKPEPDTSHTRNVLRGSFAADREDGTADEVRRLLSSARTSVDELEVPSIAADLRPVRG, from the exons ATGTTCAAACGACCAGCGTTTCTGCAGAGTCGGCGACATGAAGAGCGCAGCGGTGATTGGTCGGCGTTTCCTATACGTCAACTTTTCGTGCTGG CGCTTTGCCGCATCTGCGAGCCAATCGCCTTCATGTCGATTTTCCCGTACGTCTATCACATGGTGGAGTCGTTCCATGTTACAAGCAATGATCGAAAGATTGCCCTCTACGCTGGTCTGATCACCTCGTCCTTTACGTTCGCGGAATTCTCCGCCGGTATGTTTTGGGGTCGCATGAGCGACAAGATTGGTAGAAAGCCGGTCCTGATCATGGGCCTGGTTGGAACAGCCATTAGTATGGTCGTGTTTGGGTTCGCTCCTAATTTAGCGACTGCCATGATTGCCCGAGCGTTAGGCGGTCTCCTCAACGGGAACATTGGGGTTCTCCAGACAACTGTTGCAGAGATTGTCACCGTCAAGGAACATCAGCCACGCGCCTACTCGATCATGCCGTTCGTCTGGTGCTTGGGGTCTATCATTGGGCCTGCAATGGGCGGGGCGTTGTCACAGCCATGCGACAACTATCCCTGGTTATTCTCGGGCGAATCCATATTCAAAAAGTTCCCGTTTCTGCTGCCCAACTTGGTCTGTGTTGTCGTTCTGATGACTGGGATCGTGGTTGGGTTGCTGTTCCTGGAGGAGACTCATCCGGAGAAGAAGTATCGTCGTGACCGtgggctggagctgggcaatTGGCTGATTGGCAGATGCTGGGGTTCTCGCGTGCAGGCTGTGGAGGAGCAGGATGTCAAAGCGGATTCAGCCGATGCAGGCTATTTTGACGACTACGACGAGgttcctccgccagcttATCGGAGCACGGAAACTTCCCCCCGTTTGGGCCCAGTAAGGGAAGTCGATGACCTGGCTGTGGATGACGACATTGAAAAGCAGATGAGCGGTGGGAAACCCAAGGCCTTTACAAAGCAAGTTATCTTCAACATCGTTGGATATGGGATCCTTGCATA CCATAGTGTTTCCTTCGACCAACTCATGCCCGTCTTCCTGAGCACGCCCAAGTCCAAGGAAGATGCCGTCTTACCCTTCAAGTTTACGGGCGGCTTAGGATTGTCGACCAAGACTATCGGCCTGATGCTGGCAGTGCAGGGCGTATACTCCATGATCGCGCAGCTCTGGCTGTTCCCCTTCGTCGTTCGCCACTTTGGGACCCTGCGCACCTTTcgcttcgtcctcctcgtttGGCCGCCGCTTTATTTACTAGTCCCATACCTGATCCTCCTACCCGAGAAGCTTCAAATGACCGCCGCATATGTCGCCCTGATCTGCAAGATTACCTTCCATGTCATCGCCTTCCCCTCCACTGCAATCCTGCTTGCCAACGCAGCACCCTCCTCGAAAGTCCTCGGCTCTATCAACGGCGCCGCCGCTTCGACAGCCAGTCTCAGCCGCGCCTTTGGCCCGAGTGTAACCGGGTTTCTTCACTCCAAAGGTCTTGACAGCGGTTACTCTGTCATATCATGGTGGGCTTGCGGTATTGTCTGTCTGATCGGTGCCATCCAAAGTTTCTGGATGGAGGAGTCCGAGCCCCAGCGGTTcatggatgagaagaagcctgAGCCCGACACGTCTCACACCAGGAATGTCTTGCGGGGTTCATTCGCTGCAGACAGGGAAGACGGTACTGCGGATGAAGTCCGGCGACTGCTTTCCTCAGCACGGACCAGTGTTGACGAACTGGAGGTTCCCAGCATAGCCGCCGACTTGAGGCCTGTACGGGGTTAA
- a CDS encoding ATP-dependent RNA helicase helA (transcript_id=CADANIAT00001763), whose product MLGAFRRSAVSHALRSCPRTLSARSSPQRLQFLYSSISGPSSTSKSLFHSGQFRFSAQVNAVAENSSQNVSVEELPTRFAELGERNILPRNLVENLTKHMKLETMTEVQRRTILESVKGGDMLAQAKTGTGKTVAFLIPVVEKLLGDRSLLKTSYRNGRKIAPIDIRAIVISPTRELAEQIAVEAKRLVARTGLQVQVAVGGTMKRAALHQLQREGCHILVATPGRLKDLLTDPTSGVRAPKLNTFVLDEADRLLDEGFAPELMEIQHRLPDPAEVDRQTLMFSATVAPEVMGMVRSTMKRDFRFVKCVRDDEVPTHMSVPQKAVILQGLENAMPTLLELVKKSYDPRSTFKAIVYFGSTRETNTAFEAFDQLLAQRTRVANWFRKCQSGILFSTDVTARGMDFPNVTHVIQIGVPKTREDYIHRLGRTARAGKTGQGWIFIHEQQMGTLRKLLRDIPVEVDRETLTIPSLKLTEESPSTTPEATETLLQMKSGFAQVSRATKSETCLAQLSNLVGSFRNRSLLREAITNLAIHGYGLRDAPHIPSSMAEKAGLDRESGFSIRNYKPSQRHRQDSAQGHNNYGDRRRSFNDRRPIRNNDFYPNRRAARSSGRQGSGARERHGAPSAERFDKWLDNRKDEWA is encoded by the exons ATGTTGGGTGCCTTTCGTCGCTCCGCTGTGAGCCATGCCCTGCGATCCTGCCCGCGAACATTGTCGGCGCGGTCAAGTCCCCAACGCCTTCAGTTTCTCTACTCATCGATATCTGGACCGTCATCTACGTCGAAGTCACTGTTCCACTCAGGCCAGTTTCGGTTTTCGGCCCAGGTGAATGCCGTCGCGGAGAATAGCAGCCAGAATGTCTCAGTCGAAGAGCTACCGACTCGGTTTGCGGAATTGGGAGAGAGAAACATTCTTCCACGGAATTTAGTGGAGAATCTCACGAAACATATGAAATTGGAGACCATGACCGAAGTACAACGCAGGACGATCCTCGAGTCTGTGAAAGGCGGAGACAT GTTGGCTCAGGCCAAGACCGGTACCGGTAAAACTGTTGCTTTTCTGATTCCCGTTGTTGAGAAACTCCTTGGCGATCGCAGTCTTCTTAAGACGAGTTACCGCAATGGCCGGAAAATTGCCCCTATCGATATCCGAGCAATCGTCATTTCGCCCACGCGAGAGCTTGCTGAGCAGATCGCAGTTGAGGCAAAACGCTTGGTCGCTCGGACAGGTCTGCAAGTACAGGTCGCTGTGGGTGGTACCATGAAGCGGGCTGCTCTGCATCAGCTTCAACGGGAGGGTTGCCATATCCTTGTCGCGACACCCGGCAGACTCAAGGATCTCCTCACGGATCCCACTAGCGGCGTTAGAGCGCCGAAGTTGAACAcctttgttcttgatgaggCTGATCGCTTGCTCGATGAAGGCTTTGCTCCCGAGCTTATGGAGATTCAACATCGGCTTCCGGATCCCGCAGAGGTTGATCGCCAGACCCTCATGTTCTCAGCTACCGTGGCCCCTGAGGTCATGGGAATGGTCCGCAGCACCATGAAGCGCGACTTCCGATTCGTCAAGTGCGTCCGGGACGATGAGGTCCCCACGCATATGTCGGTTCCGCAAAAGGCAGTGATTCTGCAAGGTCTCGAGAATGCTATGCCAACATTGCTAGAGCTGGTCAAGAAAAGCTATGATCCACGGAGCACATTCAAAGCTATTGTGTACTTCGGTTCTACCAGAGAGACAAATACTGCCTTTGAAGCGTTTGATCAGCTACTC GCTCAGAGGACTCGAGTCGCCAACTGGTTCCGAAAGTGTCAATCTGGTATCCTTTTCTCAACCGACGTCACCGCCCGTGGTATGGATTTCCCAAATGTCACACACGTTATTCAAATTGGTGTACCCAAGACCCGCGAGGACTACATCCATCGTCTTGGCCGAACAGCCCGTGCAGGTAAAACTGGTCAAGGCTGGATCTTCATACACGAGCAGCAAATGGGCACTCTTAGGAAACTGCTCAGAGATATTCCCGTCGAAGTCGACCGCGAAACTCTCACTATACCCTCCCTTAAGCTGACCGAAGAATCCCCATCCACCACCCCTGAAGCCACCGAAACTCTCCTGCAGATGAAGTCGGGTTTCGCTCAAGTCAGCCGCGCTACTAAGTCAGAAACCTGCCTCGCCCAACTGTCCAACCTGGTTGGCAGTTTTCGCAACAGGTCCCTGCTGCGTGAGGCTATCACCAACCTAGCCATTCATGGCTACGGCCTCCGAGACGCACCGCATATTCCCAGCTCCATGGCTGAAAAGGCAGGCCTCGACCGAGAGAGCGGGTTCAGTATCCGAAATTATAAACCGTCGCAACGCCACAGGCAGGATAGCGCGCAAGGCCACAATAACTACGGTGACCGCCGCCGTTCGTTCAATGACCGCCGGCCTATCCGCAATAATGACTTCTACCCCAACCGTCGCGCCGCCCGTAGCTCCGGTCGTCAAGGTTCAGGTGCCCGTGAGCGTCATGGTGCGCCTTCGGCCGAGAGGTTCGACAAGTGGCTCGATAACCGCAAGGATGAGTGGGCCTAA